The Planctellipticum variicoloris DNA window GTCGAACTCCTGGCGGGCGCGCTTCCCGGTGAGGTCATCGCGTCAAAAGGCAGCAATGTTCTGCTCGCTCAACTCCTTCGCAGCAATCTCGGCGCAGGTTGTGGTTGTCACGAGCACTAACGCGAAGGGATGTTGAGCGAAAATGGACTTTCTCAATCGCATCATCGACTTCTCCCTGCACAACCGCGTGCTGGTGATCCTCGGCGTACTGGCTGCCGGCGTAGCCGGCGTCTTCGCGCTGCAGCACCTCGACATCGACGCCTTCCCGGACACGACGCCGGTGCAAGTGCAGATCAATACGACCGCGCCGGCCCTCAGTCCGGAAGAGGTCGAGCGGCAGATCACCTTCCCGATCGAGCAGGCCATCAGCGGCTTGCCGGGACTCCAGCAGCTCCGTTCGATCTCCAAATTCGGCATGTCCCAGGTCGTCGTGATCTTCGACGACGGGATCGACATCTACTTCGCCCGCCAGCTCATCAACGAGCGGCTCGGCTCTGTAGAAATCGTCCAGGGAATTGAACGCCCCCGAATGGGTCCGGTGGCCACGGGACTGGGGGAGGTCTTTCACTATGTGGTGACGGGCCAGGGGACTGACGTCACGGAGCTGCGTACGATCCACGACTGGGTCATCAAGCCCCCGATGCGGACGGTCCCGGGGACTGCAGAGATCAACAGCTGGGGCGGCTACGTCAAGCAGTACCAGATCCGCCTCAATCCCGATCGGCTCATCAAGCACGGCCTGACGTTCGATCAGGTGATCGAGGCCGTCCAGAAGAACAATGTCAACGTCGGCGGCGGCAACATCAGCCAGCCCAGCGGCATGCTGCTCGTGCAGGGACTGGGTCGGACGACGAATCTTGACGAAATCCGGCAGATCGTGATCACCGCGAAAGACGGGGTGCCGATCAAGGTTGCCGATGTTGGAGATGTCGTAATTGGACACGAGATCCGTAGAGGTGCCGTGACGGCCAACGGCCGAGGCGAAGTGGTCCTGGGCCTGGGATTCATGCTGATGGGCGAGAACAGCCATCAGGTCACCTGGGCGATGAAAAACAAGCTGAAGTCACTGGAAGCCAGCCTGCCGCCGAATGTGCAGATCCAGCCGGTCTACGACCGGACCCAGCTCGTGGATTACGTGATCGATACGGTGCGGAAGAATCTGTTCGAGGGAGGATTGCTCGTCATCGCCGTGCTCTTCGCCTTCCTCGGCAACCTGCGGGCCGCTGCGATCGTGGCGCTGGCCATTCCGCTCTCGATGCTCTTTGCGTTCACCGGGATGTACCGCTTTGGAATTTCAGCCAGCCTGCTGAGTCTGGGGGCGATTGACTTCGGACTCGTGGTCGACAGCTCGGTGGTGATGATCGAAAACTGCGTGCGGCACCTGGCGCAGGACTCGAACAGCGGCAAGACGCGCCTGGCGATTATCCGCGACGCCGCCGTCGAAGTCCGCAAACCGACAATGTTCGGCGAACTGATCATCATGATCGTCTACCTGCCGATCCTGACCCTCGAAGGGATCGAAGGCAAGATGTTCCGGCCGATGGCGCTGACGGTGATCTTCGCTCTCATCGGTTCGATGATCCTGTCGCTGACCCTGATGCCGGTCCTGGCGAGCCTGCTGTTGCCTAAGCGAATTGCAGAGCAGGAGCCATTCCTGATGCGGATTGCTCACGCAATCCACGCTCCGATTCTTCGGTTTGCGATGCATCACAAGCTGGCGGTGATGGGCTTTGCAGCCAGTGTCCTGATTCTGGCCTTCGGAATGATCGCCCCTAATCTGGGCTCCGAATTCGTCCCGCGACTGTCCGAGGGCGCCATTGCGATCGGCGTCGTCCGATTGGCCGGAACCGACCTGAGCGAGTCCGTTCGTTACAACACGGAAATGGAGAAGGTCATCCTGGCGAGTTTTCCGGACGAAGTGGAGAACGTCTGGAGTCGTGTGGGGACCGCCGAGGTGGCCACTGACCCGATGGGGGTCGAGCTGACGGACACGTTCATTACGCTCAAGCCGCGTTCCGAGTGGAAGAAGGCGGCGACGCAGGCGGAACTGACACAGCTCATCGACAAGGCCCTGCGGGACATGCCGGGACAGCGTCTGGCCTATTCGCAGCCGATCGAAATGCGCATCAACGAAATGGTCTCCGGCGTCCGTGCCGATCTGGGAGTGAAGCTGTTTGGCGATGATTTCGATGTCCTGGTCAGCAAGGGACAGGAGATTGAACGAGTGTTGAACTCGATCGATGGCGCGGCCGATGTCGCCGTCGAGCAGGTCACCGGTCAGCCGATGCTGCAGATCAAGGTGAAACAGGACCAGATTGCCCGGTACGGCGTGACCGCTCAGGACGTGCTCGAACTGGTGGAATCGATCGGCAGCAAGTCGGTCGGCGAGGTTGTCGAGGGGCAGCTGCGGTTTCCGTTGATCGTCCGACTGCCGGAAGAGTTCCGGGACAGTCCGCGGTCGATCGGCGAGATGCTGATTTCCACTCCCGCCGGAGAGCGGATTCCCCTGTCCCGGCTCGCTTCGGTCGAGATCGTAGAAGGGCCGTCCACGATTACTCGCGAATGGGGGCAGCGGCGGATCACGATCACCGCCAACGTCCGCGGGCGCGACCTGGGAAGTTTTGTCGCTGAGGCTCAGCAGAAGATTGCCGAGAAGGTGGCGTTGCCGTCGGCCCGCTACCGCGTCGAGTACGGCGGACAGTTCGAGAATCTCCAGCGGGCGCAGACCCGGCTGATGATTGTCGTGCCGCTGGCTCTGACTCTGATCTTCGCCCTGCTCTACATGACGTACCACAGCATCGTGGATGCGCTGCGGGTCTTTACCGGCATCCCGTTTGCGTGGGTCGGCGGGATTTTCGCACTCTGGCTGCGGGACATGCCGTTCTCCATCTCGGCGGGTGTCGGCTTCATTGCCATGTCGGGAGTGGCAGTGCTCGACGACATGATCCTCGTCTCGTACGTCCGGCAGCTTCGGAACAGAGGTCTACCGCTCGATGAGGCGGTCACGCAGGCGGCAATTACACGCCTTCGACCGGTGCTCATGACGACGCTGGTCGCCAGTCTCGGCTTTCTGCCGATGGCATTCGGTGACGGCGTGGGGGCGGAAGTGCAACGTCCGCTAGCGACTGTCGTCATTGGCGGAGTCATCGGAGCCATGATCATGTCACTGCTCGTGCTCCGCGTGCTGTATCTGATCTTCAACACTCCTGCGGCTCGACGAGAGCATCGCCAGGAGACTCGCGAAGAAACCCCCGCCGATCTGGTGCTGGCGGGATCGAAGGAACCACCCTTTTCTGTCTGGAGGAACGACGAATGAGACATGGATTTCTGTGGGTGACTTTGCTGGCGATGGCTGGCGCAAATCTGAGCGGGTCTGCATTGGCCCAACAACCCAAGCAGCCTCCGGCTACAGGGGCGCAGGCTATGATTGATCAAGCGGCCCAGGACGGCAAGTACACGTTCTTGATGTTCTACAAACAGAAAGACGCCGCGTCGAACGCGATGGCCACGACCCTGAAAGACGCCGTGGCTGGCAAGTCTGAGCAGGTCGTCGCGGCCTATGTTCAGGTTGGCAATCCAGGCGATCAGGCCCTGGTCGCCAAGTACGATGTGAGCCGCGCTCCGATGCCAATGATCATCGCTCTCGCACCCAACGGAGCCATGACCGGCATGTTTGCCCAGAAGGTCACGGCCGAGACACTGAGCGAGGCGTTCGTCACGCCAACGATGATGTTTGCGATGAAGAACCTGCAAGAGAACAAACTCGTTCTAGTAACCGTGCAAGGTTTGGCGAAAGCTCCGGCCCCTGTCGCGATCAAGGATTTCCAAGGCGACCCCCACTTCAAAGGCCGCATCGTTACCGCCAGCATGTCGGCAGATGATCCGCGAGAAGGCAAATTTGTCGGACAGATGCAGATCGACTCGAAGGCCAAAGCCACACACACGGTCCTGTTGGCTCCCCCCGGTGTGATGGTGGGCAAATTCGATGCAGGCGCGTCAAAGGACGAGATCGCCGCCGCCCTCGCCAAGGCTGGCAAGTGTTGCGACGACCCGAACTGCAAACATCATCAACACGCTCCCGCGCAACGGACGGCGACTCCATCTTCAAGCACTCGAAGAAACTGATCGCAGAGCGCACGGATAGCGTGCTCCCGATTCCTTCAAGGAAGAACCCATGAACCTCAGAACCCTCGTTTGGCGCGAACTGGCGGAGCGGCCTTCGGCTATGCTTACCAGCACGCTCACCATCTTACTTGGCGTGATGGCGCTGGTCGCGATTCGTCACGTCACCGTGTTCTCGGAGCGCGAAGTTGGGCAGCAACTGCAATCGCTCGGTGCGAACATGCTCGTTCTGCCCAAGGACGCGACGTTGCAGGACTACTACTCAGCCGACCTCACCGAGCGGACGCTGCCGGAATCGCATGTTTCCAGCATCCTGTTGGAAAATCTGCCGGGCGTTGAGCGCCTTTCGCCCAAACTGTGCGTGAGTGCGAAGGTCGCGAACCGCGACGTGACGCTGACCGGTATCCTGCCGCAAAGTGAGTTTCAAGCGAAGGCGGCGTGGCAATCGGTGTCGCTGTTCAGCAACAAGCATGAAGGCTGCAAGAAAGCCTCATGCGGGCCGAAGACGTATGACGCCGCGCCCGAATTGCTTGCCAGCGAACGGACCATCGACAAGTTGAAGGGTAATGAGGCGGTCATCGGAGCCGACGTCGCCGAGTTCTCCGGGTTGAAGCCGGGCCAATCGGTCGAACTACTCGGCGAAAAGCTGCAAGTGCTAGCCGTGCTGCCGCGCACCGGCACGGTCGATGACTCGCGCGTCTTCGCACACTTGCACACGGTCCAACGACTGACGAGCGCGGGCGAAGTCGTCAACGCGATTGAAGTCATGGGCTGCTGTGAGGACGCAGCCGGTGGACTCGTCTCCAAGCTGGCTGAACTGCTGCCTGATGCGAAGGTCGTAACCATTTCACAGGTCGTCTCGACACAAGTGGGAATCAATCGCCTGATGGGCCAAATGTCACTGTACGTTTTGGGCATTCTGGTGATCGTCGGAGGAGCCAGCGTCGCGAGCACGATTTCGTCGAACGTGCGCGAACGTCGCCGTGAAATCGGCACACTGATGGCGCTCGGCGCCACGCCAAGTCTCGTCACCCGCATGTTCCTGTTGAAAGCATGGGTGCTCGGAATCATCGGAGCGGCTGGCGGCAGTGTGCTCGGCCTGACCGTGGCGATGGTACTCGGCGCGCGATGGGCCGGGGTCGTCGTGAAACCGCTGCCGGACTTGATCATACTTGCCACCGGAGCGGCACTCATCATCACAACACTGGCCGCGCTGTGGCCGGCTCGTTCAGCAGCTAAGCTCGATCCGTGCTTCTGCTTCCAGGAGGTCTAGCGTCATGTTCCATCTTCAAGACATCACCAAGGTCTACCGCCGGCGGCGCCAAGAGGTTGTCGCATTCAAAGCCGGGTCGCTCGACATCGGGCTTGGCGAGTACGTGGCGGTCGTCGGTCCCAGCGGCAGTGGCAAGACAACACTGCTGTCGATGCTCGGCGGCATGCTGTCGCCCGACAGCGGCAAAGTCCTCTTCGAGGGCGAGTCGCTGTACGACCTGCCGATCGCAGAACGGACACGACGTCGGAGAGAGCGAATCGGCTTCGTGTTTCAGACGTTCAATCTCGTGCCGTACCTCACGGCATTGGAGAACGTCCAAGTCCCACTGTTCCTGCACGGTGTCGGCAAAGCTGAGCAACGCGACCGAGCCGTCGCGCTCTTGGAGCAAGTAGGGCTCGGCAACCGCATCGATCATAAACCGAGCGAACTGAGCACTGGCCAGCAACAGCGGGTCGCCCTCGCTCGCACGCTGGCCAACAACCCACGCTTGATTCTCGCCGACGAGCCGACCGGAAACCTCGACCCCGATAGCCGCGAAGCCGTGCTCTCGATGTTTGACAACTTCGTGCGTGAAGGCCGCACGATTGTCATGGTGACTCACGACCCAGCCGCGGCCGGAAGGGCGGTTCGTCGCCTTTGTTTGAGCAACGGCGAAGTCATTGAGGCTACTGATCCTAATGCCAAAAATGCTGCATAGTCTCCGATCACTGGTTTCCGCCCCCCCTCAAGAAGGAACGCGTCCATGAGTCTGATGAAGAAGAATCTGCTGCTGACCTGCCTGATCGCCGCCAGCTACGGCCTCGTCGGCTGCGGCCAGAATCCCTCTCCACCGCAAGTCGCAAAAACGGATCATGCTGACCATCCCGGCCACGAGGACGGCGATGAGCACCACGAAGGTGATGGCCATGACCATGACAAGAAGGAGGCCGGTCATAGCCACGATGGCTGGTGGTGCAATGAGCACGGCGTCCCCGAAGAAGTCTGCGGTCAGTGCAACAGCAAGCTGGCGGCCGAATTCCAGAAGAAAGGGGACTGGTGCAAGGAGCATGACCGGCCCGAATCGCAGTGCTTCAAGTGTCATCCCGAACTGCAGGCCAAGTTCGCGGCCCAGCATGAAGCTAAGAACGGCAAGCAGCCGCCGACGCCTGAAGGCTGAGTGACTCTCTTGCGAGCGGGCGTCGTTCGAAGGAATGTTCGACGCCCGCAGCGGAGTCAACGACCGGCGAGCAGCTACAACCAAACCAAGTTTCCCGTTTCTATGTGATCCGCCAGGGAGGGCGACATCGTGGGGCATCGAATTCTTGCTGGATTATTGTCGCTGTACGTCGTTGCTTTGTCGGCCGGTTGCGCGCAGACATCGGCCATTCGCATCGGCAAATCAGAACCGCGACGGTCAGACGCGCGAGCGGGTGTTGGCGAGTCGGACACCTCGCGATTGAGTGTGAAGAACAAGTCGCTGAACACTGAGGCTGGCGAGATTCAGTTGACGAGCAGTGAGGAGCCGCCGCTCGTGCCAGCACCGACCGAGGCTGGTTCCGGCGAACTCTCGCTGGAGCACAATTCTGGATCGGTGGTCTTAACGCTCGCAGAACTGGAATCGCTCGCCCTGCAGAACAATCCGACCTTGTCTCAGGCCGGCGCGGCTGTCGATCAGGAATGGGGGGCGTATCGTCAGTCGGGGTTGTATCCCAATCCGCAAATCGGCTATTTGAACACTTCGGCGAATCAATCGGCGCCGAAGCAGTCCAACGGCGTGTTCCTCAGTCAAGAATTCGTGACTGCCAAGAAAATCCCGCTGTCGCAGGCCGCGGATTCTCAGGAGGTCAAGCGGTTGCAGTGGGACCAGGAAGCCCAGCGGATGCGAGTTATCAACGATTTGCGAATCCGATACTACGAAGTCCTGGGGGCGCAGAAGGCCGTTGCCGTCAATCGTCAGCTCGTGAGCCTTTCCGAAGAAAGTCTGTCGACGGCCGAGAAGCAGTTTCTCGGAAAATCCGTGCCGAAGACGGATGTGCTTCAAGCCCAAGTTCTAGTGAATTCGTCCCGTATCACG harbors:
- a CDS encoding efflux RND transporter permease subunit, which produces MDFLNRIIDFSLHNRVLVILGVLAAGVAGVFALQHLDIDAFPDTTPVQVQINTTAPALSPEEVERQITFPIEQAISGLPGLQQLRSISKFGMSQVVVIFDDGIDIYFARQLINERLGSVEIVQGIERPRMGPVATGLGEVFHYVVTGQGTDVTELRTIHDWVIKPPMRTVPGTAEINSWGGYVKQYQIRLNPDRLIKHGLTFDQVIEAVQKNNVNVGGGNISQPSGMLLVQGLGRTTNLDEIRQIVITAKDGVPIKVADVGDVVIGHEIRRGAVTANGRGEVVLGLGFMLMGENSHQVTWAMKNKLKSLEASLPPNVQIQPVYDRTQLVDYVIDTVRKNLFEGGLLVIAVLFAFLGNLRAAAIVALAIPLSMLFAFTGMYRFGISASLLSLGAIDFGLVVDSSVVMIENCVRHLAQDSNSGKTRLAIIRDAAVEVRKPTMFGELIIMIVYLPILTLEGIEGKMFRPMALTVIFALIGSMILSLTLMPVLASLLLPKRIAEQEPFLMRIAHAIHAPILRFAMHHKLAVMGFAASVLILAFGMIAPNLGSEFVPRLSEGAIAIGVVRLAGTDLSESVRYNTEMEKVILASFPDEVENVWSRVGTAEVATDPMGVELTDTFITLKPRSEWKKAATQAELTQLIDKALRDMPGQRLAYSQPIEMRINEMVSGVRADLGVKLFGDDFDVLVSKGQEIERVLNSIDGAADVAVEQVTGQPMLQIKVKQDQIARYGVTAQDVLELVESIGSKSVGEVVEGQLRFPLIVRLPEEFRDSPRSIGEMLISTPAGERIPLSRLASVEIVEGPSTITREWGQRRITITANVRGRDLGSFVAEAQQKIAEKVALPSARYRVEYGGQFENLQRAQTRLMIVVPLALTLIFALLYMTYHSIVDALRVFTGIPFAWVGGIFALWLRDMPFSISAGVGFIAMSGVAVLDDMILVSYVRQLRNRGLPLDEAVTQAAITRLRPVLMTTLVASLGFLPMAFGDGVGAEVQRPLATVVIGGVIGAMIMSLLVLRVLYLIFNTPAARREHRQETREETPADLVLAGSKEPPFSVWRNDE
- a CDS encoding ABC transporter permease, producing the protein MNLRTLVWRELAERPSAMLTSTLTILLGVMALVAIRHVTVFSEREVGQQLQSLGANMLVLPKDATLQDYYSADLTERTLPESHVSSILLENLPGVERLSPKLCVSAKVANRDVTLTGILPQSEFQAKAAWQSVSLFSNKHEGCKKASCGPKTYDAAPELLASERTIDKLKGNEAVIGADVAEFSGLKPGQSVELLGEKLQVLAVLPRTGTVDDSRVFAHLHTVQRLTSAGEVVNAIEVMGCCEDAAGGLVSKLAELLPDAKVVTISQVVSTQVGINRLMGQMSLYVLGILVIVGGASVASTISSNVRERRREIGTLMALGATPSLVTRMFLLKAWVLGIIGAAGGSVLGLTVAMVLGARWAGVVVKPLPDLIILATGAALIITTLAALWPARSAAKLDPCFCFQEV
- a CDS encoding ABC transporter ATP-binding protein, with the translated sequence MFHLQDITKVYRRRRQEVVAFKAGSLDIGLGEYVAVVGPSGSGKTTLLSMLGGMLSPDSGKVLFEGESLYDLPIAERTRRRRERIGFVFQTFNLVPYLTALENVQVPLFLHGVGKAEQRDRAVALLEQVGLGNRIDHKPSELSTGQQQRVALARTLANNPRLILADEPTGNLDPDSREAVLSMFDNFVREGRTIVMVTHDPAAAGRAVRRLCLSNGEVIEATDPNAKNAA